The nucleotide window GGGGCGCATGCCCACCGAATGGGAATCGTTCACCAACGCGCTGACGACGAACCTGACGTCGTTCTTCCGCGAGGCGCACCATTTTCCATTGCTGGCCGAGCACGTGAAGAAGCACAAGGGTGAAACGCTCAATATCTGGTGCTCGGCCAGTTCCACGGGCGAGGAACCGTACTCGATCGCGATCACCGTGTGCGAGGCGCTGAATACGCTGACGCCGCCGGTGCACATCATCGCCACCGATATCGACACCAACGTGCTGGCCACGGCCGCCAACGGCATCTATCCGATCGAACGGATCGAGAAGCTGACGGCCGAGCAGCAACGCCGGTTCTTCCTGAAAGGGAAGGGCGACAAGGCAGGCATGGTGCGGGCCCGCCCGGAACTGCGCCAGCTGATCACGTATCGTCCGCTGAACCTGCTGGAAGAGCGGTGGGACATCCGCGGGCCGTTCGACGTGATCTTCTGCCGCAATGTGATGATTTACTTCGACAAGGCCACGCAGCGCAAGATCCTGTCGCGCTTCGTGCCCCTGATGAAACCCGACGGCCTGCTGTTCGCCGGGCACTCCGAGAATTTCCTGTATGTGTCGGACTCCCTGAAGCTGCGCGGCAAGACCGTGTATGAGCTGGACAATGCCGCGCGGGTCGCCGTGCAGCAGCGGGCTTGAGGGCGCGAGCGCAATTGAAAGACACATGATGGACAATGAACACATCGCCACCAACGTCTACTACGACCGAACGTTCGACTGCGAGGCGGCGAAGATCCTGCCGGGCGAATACTACTTCACGCAGAAGGACATGCTGATCGTGACCGTGCTGGGATCGTGCGTCTCGGCCTGCATCCGCGACCGCGTGTCCGGCCTGGGCGGCATGAACCACTTCATGCTGCCCGATGGCGGCGCGGATGCGAACAGCCCGGTGTCCGCGTCGGCCCGCTATGGCACCTATGCGATGGAAATCCTGATCAACAGCCTGCTGAAATCGGGCGCCCGGCGCGACAACCTGGAAGCCAAGGTATTCGGCGGCGGCGCGGTGCTGAAGGGTTTCACCGCCATGAACGTGGGCGAGCGCAACGCGGCATTCGTGCAGACCTTCCTGCGCAACGAGCGCATTCGCGTGGTGGCCGAGGATTTGAACGACATCTACCCGCGCAAGGTGTATTTCTTCCCCCGCAGCGGCAAGGTGCTGGTGAAGAAGCTGATGCAATCGCATAACGATACGCTGGCCAAGCGCGAAATCGAGTACGCCAGCCGCCTGAAGAAGCAGCCGGTCGCCGGCGAAATCGAGTTGTTCTGACTGGCCCCTTTCTGACTGCTACGTCACACGACGCTGTGATACGTGACGCTGTGATACGTGACGCTGTGATACGCGACGCTGTGATACGTGACGCTGTGATACAAGGTACTTCGAGGTATTTATGAAAATCAAGGTCGTCGTCGTCGACGATTCCGCGCTGATCCGCAGCGTGATGACGGAAATTATCAACAGCCAGCCGGACATGGAAGTGGTCGGCACGGCGCCCGATCCGCTGGTCGCGCGCGAGCTGATCAAGCAAACCAATCCGCACGTGCTCACGCTCGACGTGGAAATGCCGAAGATGGATGGCCTGGATTTCCTTGAAAAGCTGATGCGCCTGCGGCCCATGCCGGTGGTGATGGTGTCGTCGCTGACCGAGCGCGGCTCGGAGATCACGATGCGCGCGCTGGAACTGGGCGCCGTGGACTTCGTGCAGAAGCCGAAGATCTCGATCCAGACCGGCATGCGCGAGTATGCCGACCTGATCGCCGACAAGATCCGTGGCGCCGCCAAGGCCCGCATCCGGGCGCGCACGCTGCCCCAAGCGGGCGCCGAAGGGCACGCACCCCTGCCACAATTACGCAATCCGCTGATGTCGTCCGAAAAACTGATCATCGTCGGTGCGTCGACCGGCGGCACCGAAGCGATCCGCGAATTCCTGATGCAGATGCCGTCCGACTGCCCGGGGATCCTGATCACGCAGCACATGCCGGAAGGGTTTACGCGCTCGTTCGCGAAGCGCCTGGATTCGCTGTGCAAGATCTCGGTGCAGGAAGCGCAAGGCAACGAGCGCGTGCTGCCGGGCCATGCCTATATCGCGCCCGGCCACTCGCACCTGCTGCTGGCGCGTTCCGGTGCGAACTACATGACCAAGCTCGACAACGGCGAGCCGGTGAACCGGCACCGGCCCTCGGTGGATGTGCTGTTCCGCTCGGCCGCGCAGCACGCCGGCAAGAACGCGGTGGGCGTGATCCTGACCGGCATGGGCAAGGATGGCGCGGCGGGCATGCTGGAGATGAAGGGAGCCGGGGCGTATAATTTTGCGCAGGACGAAGCCAGTTGCGTGGTGTTCGGCATGCCGCGCGAGGCGATCGCGGTCGGCGCCACCCATGAGGTCGGCGCATTGCAGGCGCTGCCGGGCATGGTGCTGGGCTACCTGGCGCAGCACGGCATGCGTGCCTTGCGAGTGTAATAGAACATAAAGAACATAAAGAACAGGGCTCATCGGCCCGCCCGGTGGATACTGGCCGGGCATGATGGGCGTGAGTAGGTGGGGCCGGGCCGGATTCGGCGCGGGGGCTGGGCAAATCCGGCGCGAGTTTCATGCGGATTTGCGCGATCCCGGCGCGAACCTTGCGCAATATGGATGCGATATTGGCGTGATAGATACGGATGTGGTTTTTTCAGGGGCAATTAGGGTGTGCTTCATTCCCTAGAGGCAACTTAAATGCTATCCTTCAAAGATGCTGGTGGCGCGACCCAAACCGACACTCATTATTTATAACCGCGTAGAGAAACAACGGAGCAATTCATGGCTGATCCAAAGATGAAATTTCTGGTAGTAGACGACTTCTCGACGATGCGCCGCATTGTCCGGAATCTGTTGAAAGAACTGGGTTATGCCAATGTGGACGAAGCCGAGGATGGCGTGATGGCCCTGGCCAAGCTGCGCTCGGAACAGTTCGACTTCGTCGTGTCCGACTGGAACATGCCGAACATGGATGGCCTGACCATGCTGCAGAACATCCGTGCCGATCCCGCGCTGGCCAAGCTGCCGGTGCTGATGGTGACCGCCGAGGCCAAGAAGGAAAACATCATCGCGGCGGCCCAGGCCGGCGCCAATGGCTACGTCGTCAAGCCTTTCACGGCGGCCACGCTGGATGAAAAGCTGAACAAGATCTTCGAAAAACTCGGAGCCTGATCCATGGTTGAGCAAG belongs to Pseudoduganella albidiflava and includes:
- a CDS encoding CheR family methyltransferase, which produces MSRDTVKEFDFNGRDFERVRGLIYKRAGISLADSKQEMVYSRLARRLRATGITSFAKYLDDLEAGRMPTEWESFTNALTTNLTSFFREAHHFPLLAEHVKKHKGETLNIWCSASSTGEEPYSIAITVCEALNTLTPPVHIIATDIDTNVLATAANGIYPIERIEKLTAEQQRRFFLKGKGDKAGMVRARPELRQLITYRPLNLLEERWDIRGPFDVIFCRNVMIYFDKATQRKILSRFVPLMKPDGLLFAGHSENFLYVSDSLKLRGKTVYELDNAARVAVQQRA
- the cheD gene encoding chemoreceptor glutamine deamidase CheD: MDNEHIATNVYYDRTFDCEAAKILPGEYYFTQKDMLIVTVLGSCVSACIRDRVSGLGGMNHFMLPDGGADANSPVSASARYGTYAMEILINSLLKSGARRDNLEAKVFGGGAVLKGFTAMNVGERNAAFVQTFLRNERIRVVAEDLNDIYPRKVYFFPRSGKVLVKKLMQSHNDTLAKREIEYASRLKKQPVAGEIELF
- a CDS encoding protein-glutamate methylesterase/protein-glutamine glutaminase: MKIKVVVVDDSALIRSVMTEIINSQPDMEVVGTAPDPLVARELIKQTNPHVLTLDVEMPKMDGLDFLEKLMRLRPMPVVMVSSLTERGSEITMRALELGAVDFVQKPKISIQTGMREYADLIADKIRGAAKARIRARTLPQAGAEGHAPLPQLRNPLMSSEKLIIVGASTGGTEAIREFLMQMPSDCPGILITQHMPEGFTRSFAKRLDSLCKISVQEAQGNERVLPGHAYIAPGHSHLLLARSGANYMTKLDNGEPVNRHRPSVDVLFRSAAQHAGKNAVGVILTGMGKDGAAGMLEMKGAGAYNFAQDEASCVVFGMPREAIAVGATHEVGALQALPGMVLGYLAQHGMRALRV
- the cheY gene encoding chemotaxis response regulator CheY, producing the protein MADPKMKFLVVDDFSTMRRIVRNLLKELGYANVDEAEDGVMALAKLRSEQFDFVVSDWNMPNMDGLTMLQNIRADPALAKLPVLMVTAEAKKENIIAAAQAGANGYVVKPFTAATLDEKLNKIFEKLGA